The Corvus hawaiiensis isolate bCorHaw1 chromosome 1, bCorHaw1.pri.cur, whole genome shotgun sequence genomic sequence GGCTGGAGCCCTGCCAGGAGCTCGTTCCTCGCTCGCTTTTCCTCCCCAGCcggcctgggagagctggactGGCAGCTGGATTTGGTTTTCCTGCTCGAGCCACAACCTTTGGgaaggctgggatggaattccaggccctggagctgctgctgtggctgtggcagggctgctTTTGGCACGGCACATCCGAGGCTCCCAGGGGGTCTTGGGGGGCTGCTCCGTGGCCTTGGGTCCTTCCAGGGTCACGGAATGGGGGCGGTCAGTGGTGATCCATGTCCTCAGGTCCTTTCAGGGTTGTAGAGGGGGTGTCAGTGGTGATTCCCAGCCTTGGGTCCTTCCAGGGTCACGGAATGGGGGTGGTCAGTGGTGATGCCCAACCTCAGGACCTTCCAGGGCTGATCCATGGCCTTGGGTCCTTCCAGGGTCATGGAATGGGGGTGGTCAGTGGTGATCCATGTCCTCGGGTCCTTTCAGGGTTGTAGAGGAGGTGTCAGTGGTGATTCCCAGCCTTGGGTCCTTCCAGGATTATGGAGTGAGGTTGTCAGTGCTGATCCATGTCCTCGGGTCCTTCCAGGGTAGAGGAATGGAATTGTCCGTGGTGATCCAAGGCCATGGAATGGGGTTGTCAGTGCTGATTCCCAACCTCAGGTTCTTCCAGGGCCATGGAGAGGGGCTGTCAGTGCTGATCCATGTCCTTGGGTCCTTCCAGGGTTGTAGAGGGGGTGTCAGTGCTGATTCCCAGCCTTAGGTCCTTCCAGGGCTATGGAATGGGGCTGTCAGTGCTGATTCCCAGCCTTAGGTCCTTCCAGGGTTGTGGAATGGGGGTGTCAGTGCTGATTCCCAGCCTTTGGGTCCTTCCAGGGTTGTGGAATGGGGGTGTCAGTGCTGATTCTCAGCCTTGGGTCCTTCCAGCATCGCTCTGGCACCTCCCAAATCCCGCCTGGCCCTGGAAAAGCGGGATTTGAGCGGTGCCAGCTGCCCGGGGAGCAGCCGGATGCCGGGAGCCGCTGTCATGtggtgcagcagcaggcagggatcGGGAACGGGGTGTGGGAATGGGTGTGGGAAGCGCTGGGAGCGCCGCAGAGACAAAGCTGGAGGTTGTTCCGGGGCTGGAGGTGATGCAGGAGCAGCGGGATGCTGCCCTGGGAATTCTGTCCCGCTTTTCCCTGCGGGTTTTTCCCCTGTGGGTTTTCCCTGCCCGCAGGGGTCTCCCGGCTCCGGAGGGTTGCGGGATCCGGGGGGAAAATCCCACTCTGGGTTGGCAGCCGGCGACCTTGGAGGTGCCAGAGGGACACGGGACACGAGGCCGAGcttgtgctgcttccctggggatggagggaggcgATTCCCGGCCTCGGGAATGGCGAAGGCTCGGCTGGAGTGCCTTGTGCAAGGTCACTCCCGGAGCCTCGGCCGCCCTTCCCCACTCTGGCAATTCCCGGCCGAGTCTGATCCCAGTGCGGCACAAGGAAGCAGGGATcgggttttggggggggatttgggaagggagaggcCGGGAGCTGCGTTTTCCAGAGGCCTCCACGGGGCCTGGATGTGCTGGCGGCGGGAGCCAGCCCCGGCTGGGGGAGATCTGCGGCTGCACCTTCCGCGCTCCCGGCGCTTCCCgcgtccctgctgctccccagggctcagttttccgtgtttttcccccaaaccctgCCTGGACAGGAGGGGGGAGGCCGTTGTGGCTCCAGGAAATCCCGTCTGGCTCCCACGTCACTCCCTCACACCATCCCggcgccctcctcctcctcccccaacTCGCTGCTCCCACTCTtcattttttggggttttttcttaaatttttttttttaatttctggggTGGGATTTTTCACCCCGACTCTACGGGAAACTCGGAGCAGCCGCAAATCTTCCCAGCGGGAATATCCCGGCAGCTCTGCGGCTCCTCGGGAGCACCTGCAGGGCTCTCCCTCCATCCCGCCgtggccgggccgggcggggatGGAGCTGCAGATGGCTCCGGGGCCGGGCTGGAAATTTTTCCATGACTTTTCCTGGCACCTTGCGACTCCCGGTGGGTTGTGCGGGCCAGGCGCGACCTTGCCGGGGGAATACGGGCGATATAAGTAATTTTGGGAAGCTGGAACTCGCTCCGGGAATGCTGTgcggggggtttttttttggtttttttttttttggggcgTTGCAGCACCCGGcgagagggggaaggggagaggagtGGGGGGGTTCAGGCGAATTATGAAATCCACTGATTTTTATCCCACGGATAAAAAAATGCCCATTTTGAGCCGGGGCGGTTGTCGGGCTAAAGACAAAGCTGGGATTAAATCCCAGCGCTTCCCTCTGCAGCattgggggtggggagggcgGCGGAGGCTCCGTGCCCGGGGCCGTTTCCACAACACGAGGATAAAAATACGTGGAGCATGTGATGAGCTGCGGGGGCTCAGCGCCGtgaccccccccacccccacctccGGGGGATCTCCTTACACTTGGCCGCGGCTCCCGGGGGCTGTGGTTACCGGGGCCGGGGCGTGCCCGGGGCGAGGCTcagctgggggaggaggaggaggaggacggggGGGGGGGCTCAGCGGGGGTCGCGCACTCCGAGCCGGGCTGTCCCGGGGGACGGAGCCAAGGTGACCCCGGGCTGTGTCCGCTCCCCGCCTGGGGGTCCCGGCGttcccttccccccctccccattcccggtgcgggcgggggggggggggtggggggggcggCCCCGCTGCGCCAGGGCGGGGGCGCGGCCCGGTGGGCGCCGCGCGGGCGCTGATTGGCTGAGCGGGCGGCCCCCGCCGGCGCTGATTGGTCAGGGCGGCGGCCCCCGTTGGCGCTGATTGGCCGCGGCCACcgcccggggcggggcggggccgtcGGCGGACGGGGCGGGGCCCGGGAGCGCCGCATcccggcggggagggggcggggcctggcCGAGGGGGCGGGGCTTGGCGGCCGCCGCAGCCGGGAACGGCGGGGGGAgggttgggggtgggggggggggcggccccgccgagcccctCCCGAGCCCCGCCGAGCCCCTCCCGACCCCGCCGCCCGGGGGCCGCCGCCGCAGCCACAGCAGCATCCGCCGcaccgggggcggggggcggctgCTGCCGCCGCAGCGGGGCCGCGCGGGCACCTGTGGCCGGTGgggcggagcggagcgcggctccccccgccgccgccgccgccccggccggCGATGCGTGCGCGGCGCCGCGCCCCGGCcagcccgccccgccgccgcctcctcctcctcctcctcctcttcttcctcccccgGGGACCATGATCGGCGTGCGCCGCGGCCCGGGCGGCAGCTGGGGACATGAGAAAGGTACCGGGGCCGCCCCGAGCaccggcggggctgcgggggggggggtgcccgggggggggtgggggctgcgggcagcccggtggcggcggggagcgggcagggggcccggcggcggcggctcaaGTTGCATCAGGTGGGTGGGAATGCGGGGATTTTCCTGCCACCCCACCCCTTATGCAAATGGCCGGGATGGCACCACGGGCTGATGCAAGGCGGGCACGGCGCAGCCACCGCCGCGACGCGGGCCCGGgcggcccccgccgcctcccccggcGGCGGACGGGCGGCCATGGGCGGCGGGCAGGGCAGCGCCGGCCATGCGGAGCCCGCAGAGCCGCTCCCGGCCGGCCCGCGGGGCGCCGGAGCcccggcggcagcagcggcggcggcggcggcggagggggGCCCGGCGGGTGGGTGCGGGCCGGGCACCGGGCGGGGGGTCCCTCGGGAGGGGCCGCTGGgtggggacccccccccccaccccaggtCAGGGGCTGAAGGAAATGTGGTCTGTCTTGCAGGACATCGATTTGATTGACATCCTGTGGAGACAGGATATTGATCTCGGCGCTGGGCGAGAGATTTTTGACTACAGCCACCGTCAGAAAGAGAGCGAAGTGGACAAAGAGCTGAGCGATGGGAGGGAGCGCGGGGACAGCTGGAGGAGTGCAGGGAATGAGGTCTTGGATAGAATCCCGCTAGTTGATGGAGAGACCGGGGAGAGTTTCCCAGCGCAGGTAACACCCCTGGGCCggccgggctgggggctgcGCTCCCGGGGAGCCCGGGGCCCTCCGGcgctgccggtgccggtgcgggggctgttcccagcagcagcagcagcagcagcagggtttGCCCAGGTGGGCAGCAGGATTTGGGCAGCAGGATTTGGGCAGGGCCGGCCGCGTCCCCGCACGTCCTCGGGCTTTGGGCAGCCGCAGAGTCACCCTGGCCCGCGCCGAGTCCTTGCGTGGCAGGAGGGAACGGGAGCTGGCCGGGAGCtggccgggagcggcggcggcgcttTCCCGTTGCCCGGAGCGGGAGGATGGAGCCTGCGAAGGAGCACTGGGTGGGGCCTCTGGCTCTTTTTTGGATGCGCTGTGCTAAAGCCCTGCTGGAAGGGAGCTCGTTCCTCAGCACCACCtcccagatcccaaatcccgctgCTGCCGCTCCCATTCCTTGTGTTTCCTTCCCCACCAGGTGCCCGGTGCGGAGGATCAGACAGCCCTGTCCTTGGAGGAGTGCCTTAGGCTGCTGGAGGCCACCTTCCCTTTT encodes the following:
- the LOC125333164 gene encoding uncharacterized protein LOC125333164, which codes for MGVGSAGSAAETKLEVVPGLEVMQEQRDAALGILSRFSLRVFPLWVFPARRGLPAPEGCGIRGENPTLGWQPATLEVPEGHGTRGRACAASLGMEGGDSRPREWRRLGWSALCKVTPGASAALPHSGNSRPSLIPVRHKEAGIGFWGGIWEGRGRELRFPEASTGPGCAGGGSQPRLGEICGCTFRAPGASRVPAAPQGSVFRVFPPNPAWTGGGRPLWLQEIPSGSHVTPSHHPGALLLLPQLAAPTLHFLGFFLKFFFLISGVGFFTPTLRETRSSRKSSQREYPGSSAAPREHLQGSPSIPPWPGRAGMELQMAPGPGWKFFHDFSWHLATPGGLCGPGATLPGEYGRYK